Sequence from the Mycobacterium florentinum genome:
CGCCATCCAGACCAGCCCGGCGTATACGTCCTCCAGCCCGCCGGGGAATGGTGTTTCGGGTGCTAGCCGGTAGTCGACGGACACCACGACGACGCCCAGTTCACGGGCAAGTACGACGCTCGAGCCGTGCTCGGTTTCGAGGTCGCCGGCGATGAAGCCGCCCCCGTGCACGCTGTACACCGCGGCCGGAGCGCTGGGCTGATTGGGCCGGTAGATGCGGATCGGCACCGCGGGATCGCCATCGCGGCCGGGGATTTCACGGTTCTCAATCTGCAGTCCGGTGGCATCCGGCACCGGCAACGCGGCGATCATCTCCGACATCGCCGCCCGGATGGCCAGCGGGTCAGTGCCCGGGAGGTCGGGCAGATGTGGAAGCACCGCAGCGATTTCCGGGTCGAATGCATAGGTTGTCATCTGGTACTCCTGAATCGATCAACGCCAACGTCGCTCGTAATACTGCCTGCGGCCTCGGCATCTGGCTAGATCGATTTCGAGGTTGTGCGCAAGCTGTACATATTGGCGCGCCGGCGGTCAAGTCGCGGCTTGGTACGGGAATGAAGTCGAGAACTAATCGGTTCGTCTAAACCAAATGAAGTTCCTGCTGATAACTCTGATCACGCATGTTGCGGATCCGGCTTCGGGCGAGAAAAAGAGCCCGGCAGACCGGCTGCGCGAAGTCCTCGACAAGGCGGTCCTGGCCGAGGAACTGGGCTTCGACGGCTTTGCGGTGGGCGAGCGGCACGAGGATCCGTTCATCTCGTCCTCGCCACCGGTGGTGTTGAGCAACATCGCGGCGCGCACCTCGAAAATCGCTCTCTTTACCGGGGTTACGACGCTGAGCTTGCTCGATCCGGTGCGCGCGTTCGAAGACTATTCGACGCTGGACAACCTCTCGGGCGGGCGCCTCGAACTGATCATCGGCAAGGGCAACGGTGCGGCGCAGGCCGAGTTGTTCCACGTGACGGCCGAGGATCAATGGGAGCGCAACCGCGAAGGTTACGAGCTGTTCCGGTTGCTGTGGGACAGCGAGACCGTGACATGGTCGGGCCGCTTTCGCCCGCCGCTGGTCAACGCCAAGGCGCTTCCCCGGCCGCTGCAGAACCGGATCCGGATCTGGCACGGCAGCGCGACGAGTACAGCCTCCGTCGACCTCGCGGCACGGCACGGCGATCCGCTCTTTTCCGCCAATGTCATCAACCCGATTGAGCCGTACGCCGAGCTGGTGAGCCACTACCGGCAGCGGTGGGAGTTTTGCGGCCACCGCCCCGAGGACGCCCTGGTCGGTGCCGGGACCGCCGGGTTCTACATCACCCCGACGTCACAGGAAGCCGTGGCCGCCTACCGGCCGATGTTCGAAGCACGCCTGGCGTTCGCACGCCGTGCCGGGATGCCGGTGGTGTTCGAGTCGATAGAAGATTTCGTCGAGCGAAGCTCGGCGTTGGTGGGCAGTCCTGAGCAGGTGATCGACAAGGTGGGTCGCTATCACGAGCGGTTAGGCCACGAGGTGATGCACCTGTCCGCCGATGCCGACGGTGTGACGCCCGCCCAGCAGCGTCGTAGCCTCGAACTGTTTCAGTCCGAGGTGGCCCCCGTTCTGCGCGCGCGTATTCCGAGTCGCCCGCTGATGGCTCAATGGAATCTCAAAGATGTTGTCGGATGACTACTTCCACGCGAATACCGGTTGCTCGAGCTGATCGACCGCGTCGTGTCGGCCTTCCAGGCACAGCCAGCGCAGCTGCAACAACACCGCGCCGGTCGGTGCGTGGATGAGGTCATTGCCCAGCGGGATCTGCACGACCGGCCGCGGGCTCTCCTTGATGGTGATGAACCGCGGCGAGTCATCGCGCTGCAGTTGGTGTAGCCCCACTCGGTATACGGCGACGACCTCGTCGGGGGCGGGATCGGGATCGAGCCGTCCGCCTCCCCAGATCACCACCGGCGTGATGACGTATCCCGATCGGGTCGGGTAGTCGTCGAGCAGGCCCAGCACCGTCGAGCCGGGCAGTGCGATCCGCACTTCTTCGCGCAGTTCCCGTAACGCCGCGTCCACCGCCGTCTCGCCCGCATCGAGGCGGCCGCCCGGAAGTGCCCACTGCGCGGCGTGCGAGCTGAGCCGAGAAGCCCTGCGGCACAGTAGAAATGCCGCGCCGCCGGACACGTCGACCATGCGTCCGTCCAGATTCTCGGCCGGCATCGGGCGACCGGCATTCCAGTCCTGGACCGGCACCGGATCGACGCGGTCCTCTCCGACCTTTGAATCGACCAGCACCACCGCCACCGCGGCGTGCCGCTTGGTCGGATCGGTCACCGCGCGACGGTCATGATTCGCGAGATGCTCGCGAATCCGCTCGCGCAGCGCCTCGTCGTAAGGGATGGTCACGTCTGCAGCCTAGGTGGCCGGTGGCTCAGTTCTGCCGACCGGCCAGCTCGGTGACGAATCGATCGACGAAGCCGTCCACTGTCCCCCGGCCGGCGGGCCGGATGACGAATTTCGTCAATCCCGCCTCCAGGTAGGCGTCGAGTTGCCGGTGCAGCCGATCCCAGTCCGAGGCGATCAGATCACCGGGATCGACGTCCGGACGACGCCGGCGAGCCGCTGCGATCAACTCCGGCGACAACTCGCCATCGGCTACGCCTAGCGAAATACCGAAGTGGTCGGGCTCGATCTGCCGGCCGGCCTGCTCCGCGGCCCGCTCGATCGCCTCGCGCCCGGCCCGCGCCTCATCCGGGGTAAGGAAGCTGCCCAACCAGCCATCCGCCAAGGTACCGATGCGGCGAAACGCTGCCGGCGCCGAGCCGCCCAGCCAAATATCCAGTGGTGGAGCGGGTTTCGGCGTGACCATAGCTTCGTTGACGGTGAAGTAGCGGCCGCGATAGCTGGCTGAGTCGTCGGTCAGCGCGCAGCGCAGCACTCGCAGCGACTCGTCGAACACCGCCGCACGCTCGCCATCCGGGACCGCGAACAGCTCGCGCTCGGCCGGAATCGCCGACCGTAATCCGAAGACCGGAAGTACCCGCTTGGGTGCGATGGCGGCCAACGACGCCAGTTGTTTGGCCACCAGCACCGGATGGCGCCCCGGGAGCACCGCCACCGATGTGCCGACCTTCAACCGGGTCGTCCGGGCGAGCGCGTAGGCCATGCCGACAACGGGTTCCACCGTCGGGGCGTAAACCAGCTCGGAGAACCACAGCGAGTCGACACCGCTGTCCTCCAGATGATCGACAATGCCGGCGAGCTGATCGGGTGTGCTGTCCGCACCCAGTCCAACCCCGAAGCGAATCTTCACCCGCGTCTCCCTTCGTGCGTCGCACACATGCGTATCGCAACGCCCCGGCGCCGCCGTTTGTGCCCTTACTATCCAGAACCATGACCGACAGCGACGTCGTGGCGATCACCCAATTGGTGAACCTGTACGGACTGGCCGTCGACTCCCAGCGCTGGGAATTGTTCGACCGGATCTTTGTCGCGGACGTGGATGCCGACTACGGTCCGACGTCGCGCTGGACGGATCGTGAGCGATTCAAGTCTGAGTTCGCCGCGTTCCACGATCCCTTCGATTCCACCCAGCACACGATGTCCACCCATGTCGTGCACGTCGACGGCGACCACGCGCGCAGCTTCTGCAACGGCGGCTGGCGCCTGGTGCGCAATGCCGTCGACGGCAATCCGCTCTGGGACGGCAGCGGCTGGTACGACGATGCACTGGCGCGCACTCCCGGCGGCTGGCGGATCACTCACCGGGTATGCCGCATCACCTGGTGGACCGGAAACCCGTCCGTCAACGAGACGATTGCCTGCGTGAGGTTCGACCTGGCGACTACCGTGTTGCGCCGCGAAGCCGATGCCGGACGCGTCGGAATCCTCGGTGCGGCACTGAAATAACGCGACTCTCAGGCGTTGGCGAACTTCTCGGCGAGTTCGACAGCCTCCTGCTGGATCCGACCGAACTGGGCACCCATCGCTTCGGATAGCGCCGTCGCGCCCGACAGCGGGCGCACCATCACCATGAACTCGTCGATCAGGCCGTCCTCGTCGAAATGCAGGAAGTCGCAGCCGGTGATCTTTACGCCCGGCACGCCGGCAATACCGGTCTCGAAGATGAGTGCATGGTCGCGACCGTCGGCGCCCGCGATCTCACGGACGTAGCGGAAATCCTCGAAGATCCGCAGCACACCGCGCAGGATCGCCGCGGTGATCGGCTTGCCCACATACGGCTTGAACGCCACCGGGCTGGTGAACACCACGGTGTCGGCCAGCAACGCCTGGATTGCTGCCTCGTCGCGGTCCTCGACCGCCTTCCGGAATGGATGCATCAGGTTATGGTGCCGGATCCGCGAGGTAGTGCACGAGCACGGGTCGCAGCCAGTCGATGAGCGTCGCGTCGTCCATGCGGGCCAGCGGCGGGATGCACAGGATGTAGCGGGCGGTCGCGAGGCCGAGAAGCTGCGATCCGACCAGCGCGGCCCGCTCGGGAGCGCGATCGGGAACCACCGCGGCCAGCGCCGGGGCCACCTGGTCGACGAACATCGCGAGCAGTGCGTCGGCGGCCGTGCGGTTGGTCGCGGCCGCGCGCAGCAGTGGCAACAGCGGCCCCTCCGGTCCCCACACCCCGATGAACAGCGGCAGCAGTAGATCCGCCACGCGGTCGGGGGCAATGCCGGACAGGTCGGGGAACTTCACGTCGAACCGCGAAGCCGCGGCGAAAAGCTCTGCCTTGCTCCCGAAGTAGTGCATCACCAGAGCCGGATCGACGCCGGCCTCCGACGCGACCGAACGGATGGTGGTGCGTTCGAAGCCGTGGCTTCCGAACTGCGACCGCGCCGTCGTCAGGATCGTCGCCCTGGTGGCCTCCGCGTCGCGGGCTCTGGTCGCCATGACCGACAGTGTATTCAACAACTGTTGACATAGCACGCACCGCGGCCTACCGTTTGATTTCAACAACTGTTGAACGGGGCACGACCATGGCAGTCACGGCAATCCAGATCGGGCTCGATCCCGATGTGATCGACTACTCCTCACCGGACTTCGCGCAGTTTCCCGGCATCTCGAAGGAGAAGCTGCGCGCCGCCAACAACGACAACGTCGCCGCGTTGCGCGACGCGGGCTACGCCGTCGACAATTGCCTGATCGACTTCGGTGACGCGGGGGCCGACAAGGCCCGCCAGTGGCTGGAGGCAAAGCGATACGACGCGGTGCTCATCGGCGCCGGCGTGCGGCTGATCGCCAACAACACGCTGCTGTTCGAGTCGATCGTCAACGCCGCACACACCACACAGCCCGGCTGCCGCTTCGTCTTCAATCGCGCCGCCGTCGCCACGCCCGACGACATTCGTCGCTGGTACCCGCATCCGGAGGCGGTGGCGCGATGATCACCCACCAGGTCGATGTCCTCGTCGTCGGCGCCGGGCCGACAGGCCTGACCGCCGCCGGCGACCTGGCGCGCGCGAACCGCTCGGTGACCGTGCTGGAGCGCTGGCCCACGATCAACCCGTCCAGCCGGGCCTTCGCCACCCAGGCCCGCACGCTAGAGGTCCTCGACGCCCGGGGGGTCGCCGAGGACCTCTTGGCGCGCGCGCACCAGGCACCCGCAGTCACCATTTTCGGCGGTGCCCGCATCGACCTCACCCACCTCGACTCGCCTTATCAATTCGCGATGATCACCCCGCAGACCAATGTCGATCGGGCGTTGGCCGACTACGCCGTCGCGCAAGGCGCCGACATCCAGCGCGGCGTCGAAGTCATCGGCCTCAACCAGGACGCCGACGGCGTGACCGTCAACGTGCGGCGACACGGGGGCGACGCGGGCATGCATACCCGTTGGCGGGCAAAGTATTTGATCGGCGCCGACGGAGCACACAGCACGGTTCGCGAATTCGTGGGTGCGGACTTCCCCGGGCGCACCCTCCTGTCGTCGATCATCCTCGCTGACGTGAAGGTCGCGCACGGACCGACCGGACGCGGCCTGACGCTGGGCAGTACGCGCAACGAATTCGCGTTCCTGGCCCCCTACGACGACCGGGACGCCAGCGGTTCGTGGTATCGCGCGATGGTCTGGGACCGCAAGAATCAGCAACCCGACAACGTGCCCGTCGAACCGGACGAGATCGGCGGCATCCTGGCGCGGGCGATGGACCCCGACCCCGGATTGCTCGAGGTGGGCTGGAAGTCCCGATTCCATTGCGACGAGCGCCAAGTCACGCAGTACCGGCATGGGCGGGTGTTTCTGGCCGGCGATGCCGCGCACGTCCACTCCCCCATGGGCGGTCAGGGCATGAACACCGGCATCCAGGATGCGGCGAACCTCGCGTGGAAGATCGACGCGGTGCTCGCCGGTGCCGACGACGCGGTGCTCGACACCTATCACGACGAACGCCACCTGATCGGCAAGCGGGTCCTGCTGCAGTCGGGCTTGATGGCGCGCGGTCTCAGACTTCGCCAGCCGGTCGCACGTGCAATGCGCAACCTACTGGCGCCCAAGCTGCTTCGTATACCCCGTGTTCGGGATGCGATCGCCGGGAGCTTCGCCGGAACAACGTTGCGCTATCCCCACCGCAAGGGAGAGAGCTCGCTGGTCGGCACCCGGGCCACGCAGATTCCGTTGCGGCATGGGCGACTCACCGAGCTGCAACGCCTGCCCGGCTTTGTTTTCATTCGCGAGCGGGGTGCGGCCCCGATCGACGCGGCCGGACTTCCGCAGGTGGAGCGGGTCGATGACGGACCGGCCGTGTTGGTGCGTCCCGACGGTTACATCGCCTGGGCAGGCGCCTCGGCCGACCCGGCCGCGGGCGCCGAGAGTCTTGCGTGGTGGATCGGACGCGAAATAGACTGTCTGGCACGGTGATTGGCGCTCAAGCGGTCGCGTCCACTCCCATCAGTTGCGCCAGCTGCTCGGCCGAATAGCGCCCCGGGCCCTGGTCTTTGAGCACCGCTGCCCGCGCGGCACGAGCCAATGCGGTGTTCAGCGGTGCCTCGATGCCGTGTCGATGAGCGATCCGGACGATCTCC
This genomic interval carries:
- a CDS encoding LLM class flavin-dependent oxidoreductase: MKFLLITLITHVADPASGEKKSPADRLREVLDKAVLAEELGFDGFAVGERHEDPFISSSPPVVLSNIAARTSKIALFTGVTTLSLLDPVRAFEDYSTLDNLSGGRLELIIGKGNGAAQAELFHVTAEDQWERNREGYELFRLLWDSETVTWSGRFRPPLVNAKALPRPLQNRIRIWHGSATSTASVDLAARHGDPLFSANVINPIEPYAELVSHYRQRWEFCGHRPEDALVGAGTAGFYITPTSQEAVAAYRPMFEARLAFARRAGMPVVFESIEDFVERSSALVGSPEQVIDKVGRYHERLGHEVMHLSADADGVTPAQQRRSLELFQSEVAPVLRARIPSRPLMAQWNLKDVVG
- a CDS encoding NUDIX hydrolase, which translates into the protein MTIPYDEALRERIREHLANHDRRAVTDPTKRHAAVAVVLVDSKVGEDRVDPVPVQDWNAGRPMPAENLDGRMVDVSGGAAFLLCRRASRLSSHAAQWALPGGRLDAGETAVDAALRELREEVRIALPGSTVLGLLDDYPTRSGYVITPVVIWGGGRLDPDPAPDEVVAVYRVGLHQLQRDDSPRFITIKESPRPVVQIPLGNDLIHAPTGAVLLQLRWLCLEGRHDAVDQLEQPVFAWK
- a CDS encoding TIGR03854 family LLM class F420-dependent oxidoreductase codes for the protein MKIRFGVGLGADSTPDQLAGIVDHLEDSGVDSLWFSELVYAPTVEPVVGMAYALARTTRLKVGTSVAVLPGRHPVLVAKQLASLAAIAPKRVLPVFGLRSAIPAERELFAVPDGERAAVFDESLRVLRCALTDDSASYRGRYFTVNEAMVTPKPAPPLDIWLGGSAPAAFRRIGTLADGWLGSFLTPDEARAGREAIERAAEQAGRQIEPDHFGISLGVADGELSPELIAAARRRRPDVDPGDLIASDWDRLHRQLDAYLEAGLTKFVIRPAGRGTVDGFVDRFVTELAGRQN
- a CDS encoding nuclear transport factor 2 family protein; its protein translation is MTDSDVVAITQLVNLYGLAVDSQRWELFDRIFVADVDADYGPTSRWTDRERFKSEFAAFHDPFDSTQHTMSTHVVHVDGDHARSFCNGGWRLVRNAVDGNPLWDGSGWYDDALARTPGGWRITHRVCRITWWTGNPSVNETIACVRFDLATTVLRREADAGRVGILGAALK
- a CDS encoding nuclear transport factor 2 family protein, translating into MHPFRKAVEDRDEAAIQALLADTVVFTSPVAFKPYVGKPITAAILRGVLRIFEDFRYVREIAGADGRDHALIFETGIAGVPGVKITGCDFLHFDEDGLIDEFMVMVRPLSGATALSEAMGAQFGRIQQEAVELAEKFANA
- a CDS encoding TetR/AcrR family transcriptional regulator, which codes for MATRARDAEATRATILTTARSQFGSHGFERTTIRSVASEAGVDPALVMHYFGSKAELFAAASRFDVKFPDLSGIAPDRVADLLLPLFIGVWGPEGPLLPLLRAAATNRTAADALLAMFVDQVAPALAAVVPDRAPERAALVGSQLLGLATARYILCIPPLARMDDATLIDWLRPVLVHYLADPAP
- a CDS encoding FAD-dependent oxidoreductase, which translates into the protein MITHQVDVLVVGAGPTGLTAAGDLARANRSVTVLERWPTINPSSRAFATQARTLEVLDARGVAEDLLARAHQAPAVTIFGGARIDLTHLDSPYQFAMITPQTNVDRALADYAVAQGADIQRGVEVIGLNQDADGVTVNVRRHGGDAGMHTRWRAKYLIGADGAHSTVREFVGADFPGRTLLSSIILADVKVAHGPTGRGLTLGSTRNEFAFLAPYDDRDASGSWYRAMVWDRKNQQPDNVPVEPDEIGGILARAMDPDPGLLEVGWKSRFHCDERQVTQYRHGRVFLAGDAAHVHSPMGGQGMNTGIQDAANLAWKIDAVLAGADDAVLDTYHDERHLIGKRVLLQSGLMARGLRLRQPVARAMRNLLAPKLLRIPRVRDAIAGSFAGTTLRYPHRKGESSLVGTRATQIPLRHGRLTELQRLPGFVFIRERGAAPIDAAGLPQVERVDDGPAVLVRPDGYIAWAGASADPAAGAESLAWWIGREIDCLAR